From one Cucurbita pepo subsp. pepo cultivar mu-cu-16 chromosome LG17, ASM280686v2, whole genome shotgun sequence genomic stretch:
- the LOC111778640 gene encoding protein TIFY 4B-like isoform X1 produces the protein MSAGAATFRSILDKPLNQLTEDDISQLTREDCRKYLKEKGMRRPSWNKSQAIQQVICLKALLEPCDDSGASALRKVAVSPRVNSNQGGSPRDPSDDAQVTISVDESAYSNMETAKSTPEDPPAEPDNKVTSPRDQCDTNGMDGQMTIFYCGKVNVYDGVPADKAWAIMHLAASPVHFPQNHTMGGTASCQSPPCLLQNANERDDFFPPSGTIYRNVHTEKMVEYPQQQQHIKGTSTRDSDIEGQASRKVSLQRYLEKRKDRGRLKNKKNTGLASSSLEGYMNHQMRTHISNKNLGQIVTSSLSPTGVAKAFVGTADNQPKLACFPVDLNVKDIQEC, from the exons ATGAGTGCCGGCGCGGCGACGTTCCGGTCTATACTCGACAAACCCCTAAACCAGCTGACGGAGGATGACATTTCGCAGCTCACTCGAGAGGACTGTCGCAAAtacctaaaagaaaaag GAATGCGGCGGCCTTCGTGGAACAAATCTCAGGCGATCCAGCAGGTTATTTGTTTGAAAGCATTGCTTGAACCTTGTGATGATTCCGGCGCCAGTGCTCTCAGGAAGGTCGCCGTTTCGCCTCGG GTGAATTCAAATCAAGGCGGTTCACCCAGGGATCCGAGTGATGATGCTCAGGTTACGATATCAGTTGATGAATCTGCGTATAGCAATATGGAGACTGCAAAATCTACTCCTGAGGATCCACCGGCTGAACCAGACAACAAGGTCACTAGTCCCAG AGATCAATGTGATACAAATGGAATGGATGGCCAAATGACAATTTTCTATTGTGGCAAGGTGAATGTGTATGATGGAGTTCCAGCAGATAAG GCATGGGCAATCATGCATCTAGCAGCTAGTCCAGTTCATTTCCCTCAGAATCACACCATGGGTGGAACTGCTTCATGTCAGTCTCCACCATGTCTTTTGCAGAATGCCAATGAGAGAGATGACTTTTTTCCTCCTAGTGGTACTATCTATCGGAATGTGCATACAG AGAAGATGGTTGAGTAccctcagcagcagcagcatatAAAAGGAACCAGTACTCGAGATTCTG ATATTGAGGGTCAGGCGAGTCGGAAAGTTTCGTTACAGAGATATCTTGAAAAGCGAAAAGACAG GGGAAGgttaaagaacaagaaaaatacaGGATTGGCTTCTTCTAGCCTGGAGGGGTATATGAACCATCAAATGAGGACGCATATATCCAATAAGAATTTAGGTCAGATTGTGACAAGCTCTTTATCCCCAACTGGAGTAGCAAAAGCCTTCGTTGGAACAGCTGACAATCAGCCAAAACTTGCATGCTTCCCTGTCGACCTTAATGTCAAAG ATATCCAGGAGTGCTGA
- the LOC111778312 gene encoding EPIDERMAL PATTERNING FACTOR-like protein 5, with translation MAVVLLHHHHNHHRRRCLPTLFLFAVVLLLLASAIAARPTPIKETQLPTGGEERVVTRRRLSGPGSSPPTCRSKCGSCTPCTAVHVPIHPGLSLPLEYYPEAWRCKCGNSLYMP, from the exons ATGGCCGTAGTCCTCCTCCATCACCACCATAACCACCACCGTCGCCGCTGTCTTCCTACCCTTTTTCTCTTTGCCgtcgttctcctcctcctcgcCTCCGCCATTGCCGCTCGCCCCACCCCCATCA AGGAAACACAGTTGCCGACCGGAGGAGAGGAGCGAGTTGTGACACGGCGGAGACTCAGCGGGCCAGGGTCATCACCTCCTACTTGTAGATCGAAGTGCGGCAGTTGCACGCCCTGCACGGCGGTGCACGTGCCAATTCACCCAGGACTGAGTTTACCATTAGAATATTACCCAGAAGCTTGGCGGTGCAAATGCGGCAACTCGCTTTATATGCCATGA
- the LOC111778640 gene encoding protein TIFY 4B-like isoform X3, which produces MSAGAATFRSILDKPLNQLTEDDISQLTREDCRKYLKEKGMRRPSWNKSQAIQQVICLKALLEPCDDSGASALRKVAVSPRVNSNQGGSPRDPSDDAQVTISVDESAYSNMETAKSTPEDPPAEPDNKVTSPRDQCDTNGMDGQMTIFYCGKVNVYDGVPADKAWAIMHLAASPVHFPQNHTMGGTASCQSPPCLLQNANERDDFFPPSGTIYRNVHTEKMVEYPQQQQHIKGTSTRDSGLASSSLEGYMNHQMRTHISNKNLGQIVTSSLSPTGVAKAFVGTADNQPKLACFPVDLNVKDIQEC; this is translated from the exons ATGAGTGCCGGCGCGGCGACGTTCCGGTCTATACTCGACAAACCCCTAAACCAGCTGACGGAGGATGACATTTCGCAGCTCACTCGAGAGGACTGTCGCAAAtacctaaaagaaaaag GAATGCGGCGGCCTTCGTGGAACAAATCTCAGGCGATCCAGCAGGTTATTTGTTTGAAAGCATTGCTTGAACCTTGTGATGATTCCGGCGCCAGTGCTCTCAGGAAGGTCGCCGTTTCGCCTCGG GTGAATTCAAATCAAGGCGGTTCACCCAGGGATCCGAGTGATGATGCTCAGGTTACGATATCAGTTGATGAATCTGCGTATAGCAATATGGAGACTGCAAAATCTACTCCTGAGGATCCACCGGCTGAACCAGACAACAAGGTCACTAGTCCCAG AGATCAATGTGATACAAATGGAATGGATGGCCAAATGACAATTTTCTATTGTGGCAAGGTGAATGTGTATGATGGAGTTCCAGCAGATAAG GCATGGGCAATCATGCATCTAGCAGCTAGTCCAGTTCATTTCCCTCAGAATCACACCATGGGTGGAACTGCTTCATGTCAGTCTCCACCATGTCTTTTGCAGAATGCCAATGAGAGAGATGACTTTTTTCCTCCTAGTGGTACTATCTATCGGAATGTGCATACAG AGAAGATGGTTGAGTAccctcagcagcagcagcatatAAAAGGAACCAGTACTCGAGATTCTG GATTGGCTTCTTCTAGCCTGGAGGGGTATATGAACCATCAAATGAGGACGCATATATCCAATAAGAATTTAGGTCAGATTGTGACAAGCTCTTTATCCCCAACTGGAGTAGCAAAAGCCTTCGTTGGAACAGCTGACAATCAGCCAAAACTTGCATGCTTCCCTGTCGACCTTAATGTCAAAG ATATCCAGGAGTGCTGA
- the LOC111778961 gene encoding calmodulin-like protein 8 has protein sequence MEMGEGLTRQQMDQLQEVFHLFDRNGDGCITLDELRTEIQKFDYNLTEEELKDMINEVDADGNGTIEFGELRNLMSKTFMEETEEKLEEAFKLFDENQDGYISANELSSVLRMLNLGERLTYEEIQQMINDADLDGDGHVDYHEFVNMMTEYWKKADDESEILP, from the exons ATGGAGATGGGCGAAGGTCTTACCAGACAACAAATGGATCAGCTTCAAGAAGTTTTTCATCTATTTGACAGAAACGGAGATG GTTGCATAACCCTTGACGAATTAAGAACAGAGATCCAAAAATTCGATTACAATCTCACAGAAGAAGAACTCAAGGACATGATTAACGAAGTCGATGCTGATGGAAACGGAACCATTGAATTCGGGGAGCTCCGAAATTTGATGTCCAAAACCTTCATG gaagaaacagaggagaaaCTCGAAGAAGCCTTCAAACTGTTCGACGAAAATCAAGATGGATATATATCAGCAAACGAG CTGAGCAGTGTTCTTCGGATGCTTAATTTGGGGGAGAGGTTAACATACGAGGAGATTCAGCAAATGATCAATGATGCTGATTTGGATGGAGATGGGCATGTTGATTACCATGAGTTCGTCAACATGATGACGGAGTATTGGAAAAAAGCTGATGATGAATCAGAAATCCTACCATAA
- the LOC111778640 gene encoding protein TIFY 4B-like isoform X2 has product MSAGAATFRSILDKPLNQLTEDDISQLTREDCRKYLKEKGMRRPSWNKSQAIQQVICLKALLEPCDDSGASALRKVAVSPRVNSNQGGSPRDPSDDAQVTISVDESAYSNMETAKSTPEDPPAEPDNKVTSPRDQCDTNGMDGQMTIFYCGKVNVYDGVPADKAWAIMHLAASPVHFPQNHTMGGTASCQSPPCLLQNANERDDFFPPSGTIYRNVHTGEKMVEYPQQQQHIKGTSTRDSDIEGQASRKVSLQRYLEKRKDRLKNKKNTGLASSSLEGYMNHQMRTHISNKNLGQIVTSSLSPTGVAKAFVGTADNQPKLACFPVDLNVKDIQEC; this is encoded by the exons ATGAGTGCCGGCGCGGCGACGTTCCGGTCTATACTCGACAAACCCCTAAACCAGCTGACGGAGGATGACATTTCGCAGCTCACTCGAGAGGACTGTCGCAAAtacctaaaagaaaaag GAATGCGGCGGCCTTCGTGGAACAAATCTCAGGCGATCCAGCAGGTTATTTGTTTGAAAGCATTGCTTGAACCTTGTGATGATTCCGGCGCCAGTGCTCTCAGGAAGGTCGCCGTTTCGCCTCGG GTGAATTCAAATCAAGGCGGTTCACCCAGGGATCCGAGTGATGATGCTCAGGTTACGATATCAGTTGATGAATCTGCGTATAGCAATATGGAGACTGCAAAATCTACTCCTGAGGATCCACCGGCTGAACCAGACAACAAGGTCACTAGTCCCAG AGATCAATGTGATACAAATGGAATGGATGGCCAAATGACAATTTTCTATTGTGGCAAGGTGAATGTGTATGATGGAGTTCCAGCAGATAAG GCATGGGCAATCATGCATCTAGCAGCTAGTCCAGTTCATTTCCCTCAGAATCACACCATGGGTGGAACTGCTTCATGTCAGTCTCCACCATGTCTTTTGCAGAATGCCAATGAGAGAGATGACTTTTTTCCTCCTAGTGGTACTATCTATCGGAATGTGCATACAGGT GAGAAGATGGTTGAGTAccctcagcagcagcagcatatAAAAGGAACCAGTACTCGAGATTCTG ATATTGAGGGTCAGGCGAGTCGGAAAGTTTCGTTACAGAGATATCTTGAAAAGCGAAAAGACAG gttaaagaacaagaaaaatacaGGATTGGCTTCTTCTAGCCTGGAGGGGTATATGAACCATCAAATGAGGACGCATATATCCAATAAGAATTTAGGTCAGATTGTGACAAGCTCTTTATCCCCAACTGGAGTAGCAAAAGCCTTCGTTGGAACAGCTGACAATCAGCCAAAACTTGCATGCTTCCCTGTCGACCTTAATGTCAAAG ATATCCAGGAGTGCTGA